A genomic region of Flavobacteriales bacterium contains the following coding sequences:
- the murB gene encoding UDP-N-acetylmuramate dehydrogenase has protein sequence KTILEETEEYVVVRFGAGEIWHETVMFAVNSGWGGLENLSLIPGSVGAAPIQNIGAYGVEIKDVLLQVNFIDLIGGEEKSLSNAECFFDYRNSIFKNELKNKVIVTSIDLKLNKNSTLKLDYGDIKSELSKQNIEKPTIKDVSQAVINIRQSKLPDPKELGNSGSFFKNPVIENELLQKIIQTNPEVKSYPIDENHSKLAAGWLIEQAGWKGKRVGNTGSHKNQALVLVNYGNATGKEIKNLAYTIIDSVERQFGVRLEPEVNII, from the coding sequence AAAACCATTTTAGAAGAAACTGAAGAGTACGTTGTTGTGCGATTTGGTGCTGGAGAAATTTGGCACGAAACGGTCATGTTTGCCGTAAATAGTGGATGGGGTGGTTTAGAAAATCTCTCTCTGATTCCAGGCAGCGTGGGTGCTGCACCTATTCAAAACATAGGGGCTTATGGTGTGGAGATTAAAGATGTTTTGCTACAAGTTAACTTTATAGACCTTATTGGTGGTGAGGAAAAAAGTCTTTCAAATGCCGAATGTTTTTTTGACTATAGAAATAGCATTTTTAAAAATGAACTTAAAAACAAGGTAATTGTTACCTCCATTGACCTCAAGCTAAACAAAAATTCGACACTTAAATTAGATTATGGCGATATAAAATCAGAATTGAGCAAACAAAACATTGAAAAACCAACAATAAAAGATGTGAGTCAGGCAGTGATAAATATCCGCCAAAGCAAATTGCCCGACCCAAAGGAATTGGGAAATAGTGGTAGTTTTTTTAAAAACCCGGTAATAGAAAATGAATTATTGCAAAAAATTATTCAAACCAACCCCGAAGTAAAAAGTTATCCGATAGATGAAAACCACTCAAAACTTGCCGCAGGATGGCTTATTGAGCAGGCCGGATGGAAAGGGAAGCGGGTGGGCAACACGGGTAGCCACAAAAATCAGGCATTGGTGTTGGTAAATTATGGTAATGCCACAGGTAAAGAAATTAAGAATTTGGCTTATACCATCATCGATTCCGTTGAAAGACAATTTGGGGTAAGGCTTGAACCAGAAGTAAATATTATTTAA
- a CDS encoding RluA family pseudouridine synthase, with translation MENWNVKSAILFEDNHLIAINKPAGLLVHDELSYDKTLTDYVKEYIKTEYDKPGDVFLGVIHRIDRPVSGLVIFAKTSKALTRMNELFKEKKLKKIYYALVQKKPQKLSDDLTHWLVKNKEKNVTKAYDKEVKDSKKSQLSYDYIGTANHKFLLKIYLHTGRSHQIRAQLAKIGYPISGDLKYGSWKGKGNYIYLHSKSLEFIHPVKKEKLLLQCPLPNEENWNFFQSFE, from the coding sequence ATGGAAAACTGGAACGTAAAATCGGCGATACTATTTGAGGACAATCACCTCATTGCCATCAATAAACCGGCAGGATTATTGGTACATGACGAATTGTCTTACGACAAAACTTTGACCGATTATGTAAAGGAATACATCAAAACGGAATACGATAAACCTGGAGATGTATTTTTAGGTGTTATTCACCGAATAGACCGACCCGTTAGCGGGCTGGTAATATTTGCCAAAACATCCAAAGCTCTGACCAGAATGAACGAACTGTTTAAAGAAAAAAAACTCAAAAAGATTTATTATGCTTTAGTTCAAAAAAAGCCTCAAAAATTGTCGGATGATTTGACCCATTGGCTGGTAAAAAATAAAGAAAAGAATGTAACCAAGGCTTATGACAAAGAGGTAAAAGACAGCAAAAAGAGCCAACTGAGTTATGACTATATTGGAACGGCTAATCACAAATTTTTGCTTAAAATATACCTTCATACAGGTAGGTCGCACCAAATAAGGGCACAATTGGCCAAAATTGGTTACCCCATTTCGGGCGATTTAAAATATGGAAGCTGGAAAGGAAAGGGCAACTATATATACTTACACAGCAAAAGCCTTGAGTTTATTCATCCCGTAAAAAAAGAAAAATTACTTTTGCAATGTCCATTGCCGAATGAAGAAAATTGGAATTTCTTCCAATCGTTTGAGTAA
- the pruA gene encoding L-glutamate gamma-semialdehyde dehydrogenase — MNGFFNVPTPKNERVRDYAPNTPETISLKNKLAEMRAETRDIPMFIGSEEVRTGNTVSMHPPHDHQHVLGHFHKGTKDHVHLAINAALAAKNDWANLSWENRASIFLKAADLIAGPYRNEINAATMLCQSKNCYQAEIDSACELIDFLRFNVKYMTEIYAEQPPENSPTVWNRVEYRPLEGFVFAITPFNFTAIAGNLPGTPALMGNTVVWKPAETQIYSAYVIMKVFREAGLPDGVINLIYSNGSDVGDVVFKHPDFAGIHFTGSTGVFRHLWKEIGTNIAAYKTYPRIVGETGGKDFVMVHKSANASEVAAAIARGAFEFQGQKCSAASRAYIPNNLWPDVKKQLVAMVNDMKMGPTEDFGNFVNAVIDEKAFDKISSYITQAKADGIEILTGGNFDKSKGYFIEPTILLAKDAHYRTMCEEIFGPVLTLFVYDENKFIETLKIVDSTSEYALTGSIFSKDRYAVEMATKMLSNAAGNFYINDKPTGAVVGQQPFGGARGSGTNDKAGAKANLMRWVSMRTIKENFVPPTDYSYPFHKL; from the coding sequence ATGAACGGATTTTTTAACGTACCAACTCCTAAAAACGAACGAGTACGAGACTATGCACCAAACACCCCCGAAACTATTTCATTAAAAAACAAATTGGCCGAAATGCGTGCCGAAACCCGAGACATCCCAATGTTTATTGGCTCTGAAGAGGTTAGAACTGGAAACACTGTTTCTATGCACCCTCCACACGACCATCAGCACGTTTTGGGTCATTTTCATAAAGGCACCAAAGACCACGTTCATCTGGCAATTAATGCAGCTTTGGCAGCCAAAAATGATTGGGCGAACCTTAGTTGGGAAAATCGAGCTTCGATATTTTTAAAAGCTGCCGATCTAATTGCCGGACCCTACAGAAATGAGATTAACGCCGCCACCATGCTTTGCCAAAGCAAAAATTGTTACCAAGCAGAAATTGATTCGGCCTGCGAATTGATTGATTTTTTGCGTTTCAACGTAAAATATATGACCGAAATATATGCCGAACAACCGCCAGAAAACTCTCCGACTGTGTGGAACAGAGTAGAATACCGGCCGTTGGAAGGATTTGTTTTTGCCATTACCCCTTTCAACTTTACAGCCATTGCCGGAAATCTGCCCGGAACTCCAGCTTTAATGGGCAACACAGTGGTTTGGAAACCAGCCGAAACGCAAATTTATTCGGCCTATGTCATAATGAAGGTGTTTAGAGAAGCCGGCTTGCCCGATGGAGTTATTAACTTGATATACAGCAATGGCTCTGATGTAGGCGATGTAGTTTTCAAACATCCCGATTTTGCTGGTATTCATTTTACAGGCTCTACCGGTGTTTTTAGACATTTGTGGAAAGAAATTGGCACGAATATAGCCGCCTACAAAACCTATCCGAGAATAGTGGGCGAAACAGGCGGAAAAGATTTTGTAATGGTTCACAAATCGGCTAACGCCAGCGAAGTTGCTGCAGCCATTGCTCGTGGTGCATTTGAATTTCAAGGTCAAAAATGTAGTGCTGCCTCCAGAGCCTATATACCCAACAACCTTTGGCCTGATGTTAAAAAACAACTTGTAGCCATGGTAAACGATATGAAAATGGGTCCAACCGAAGATTTTGGTAACTTCGTAAACGCCGTTATTGATGAAAAAGCATTTGATAAGATAAGCTCATACATAACACAAGCAAAAGCCGATGGCATCGAAATTTTGACCGGTGGAAACTTTGATAAAAGCAAGGGATATTTTATTGAGCCAACAATACTTCTGGCAAAAGATGCACACTACCGCACCATGTGCGAAGAAATTTTTGGACCTGTTTTAACCTTATTTGTCTATGACGAAAACAAGTTTATAGAAACACTAAAAATTGTGGACAGTACCAGCGAATATGCACTAACAGGCAGCATTTTCAGCAAAGACAGATACGCTGTTGAGATGGCAACCAAAATGCTGAGCAATGCAGCAGGAAATTTTTACATCAACGATAAGCCTACTGGAGCCGTTGTTGGTCAGCAACCATTTGGTGGAGCAAGGGGCAGTGGAACCAACGATAAAGCGGGTGCAAAAGCCAATTTGATGCGATGGGTGAGTATGAGAACAATTAAAGAAAATTTTGTACCCCCAACAGACTATAGCTACCCTTTCCACAAGTTATAA
- the gldL gene encoding gliding motility protein GldL, whose amino-acid sequence MRRFDLLNFFYGLGAAIILVAALFKFLGWKGADVLFVVGLVGEAVIFLISGAQPVFKQKSYNWERIFPQLSRDSDETEAPKMSLDGAEMTQEQQIQHIMQSILSLNNSVENLNAATQKLTSYVERLETNYELVNTSTLDYHKEISNLKTKIAAANDKLREFDNYKF is encoded by the coding sequence ATGCGAAGATTTGATTTATTAAACTTTTTCTATGGGCTTGGAGCAGCTATTATTCTGGTTGCGGCTCTGTTCAAATTTTTAGGCTGGAAGGGTGCCGATGTACTCTTTGTGGTCGGTTTGGTTGGAGAAGCCGTCATATTTCTTATATCGGGGGCACAACCCGTTTTTAAGCAAAAATCATATAATTGGGAGAGAATCTTTCCTCAGCTTTCGCGTGATTCGGATGAGACAGAAGCTCCAAAAATGAGTTTGGATGGTGCTGAAATGACTCAAGAACAACAAATTCAGCATATTATGCAGTCAATTTTGAGTTTGAACAACTCGGTAGAAAATTTAAATGCAGCCACTCAAAAGCTTACAAGTTATGTGGAGAGGCTTGAAACGAACTATGAGTTGGTAAACACATCTACCCTTGATTATCATAAGGAAATATCCAATTTAAAAACCAAAATAGCAGCTGCTAACGATAAGTTGCGTGAGTTCGACAATTATAAATTTTAA
- the trmD gene encoding tRNA (guanosine(37)-N1)-methyltransferase TrmD, whose protein sequence is MQIDIISAVPELLEGPVNQSILKRASDKGLAKINVINLRDYGLGGYRQIDDKIYGGNAGMVLMIEPIANCINDLKSKRDYEEIIYMTPDGEKFNQPMANRLSMKKNLIILCGHYKGIDERIRQHFITKEISIGDYVLTGGELAAAVVADAIVRLLPGVISDETSALTDSFQDNLLSPPIYTRPADFNGWKVPDILLSGHFAEIEKWNEQMAIKRTEERRPDMLESD, encoded by the coding sequence ATGCAAATCGATATTATATCGGCAGTGCCGGAATTGTTGGAAGGCCCTGTAAATCAGAGCATTTTAAAACGTGCTTCAGATAAAGGATTAGCCAAAATAAATGTTATAAACCTTCGAGATTATGGACTGGGAGGCTACCGCCAAATAGATGATAAAATTTATGGCGGAAATGCCGGAATGGTTTTGATGATTGAGCCTATAGCCAATTGCATCAATGATTTAAAGTCGAAAAGAGACTATGAAGAAATAATATACATGACTCCTGATGGCGAAAAATTTAATCAACCCATGGCCAACAGATTGTCAATGAAAAAAAATTTGATTATTCTCTGTGGTCATTATAAAGGCATTGACGAGAGAATTCGTCAACACTTTATAACCAAAGAAATATCTATTGGCGATTATGTGCTGACAGGTGGAGAGTTGGCTGCGGCTGTGGTGGCAGATGCTATCGTTAGGCTTCTTCCTGGAGTTATCAGCGATGAAACTTCTGCTTTAACCGACAGTTTTCAGGACAATTTACTATCGCCTCCCATTTATACAAGGCCAGCCGATTTCAATGGTTGGAAAGTACCCGATATATTGCTGAGCGGCCATTTTGCCGAAATTGAAAAATGGAATGAACAAATGGCCATAAAGCGAACCGAAGAGCGAAGACCAGATATGCTTGAATCAGATTAA